TGCATCACCGTCTGTACGGATGGTTCGTTAAGCTAGTCAGTGAGTTCTACTGTCGTATAACTTGCTGCATCACTGTCTGTACTGTTGGTTGGGTAAGCTAGTCAGTGAGTTCTACTGTTGTATAACTTGCTGCATCACTGTCTGTACGGTTGGTTGGGTAAGCTAGTCAGTGAGTTCTACTGTCGTATAACTTGCTGCATCACCGTCTGTACGGTTGGTTGGGTAAGCTAGTCAGTGAGTTCTACTGTCGTATAACTTGCTGCATCACCGTCTGTACGGTTGGTTGGGTAAGCTAGTCAGTGAGTTCTACTGTCGTATAACTTGCTGCATCACCGTCTGTACGGATGGTTCGTTAAGCTAGTCAGTGAGTTCTACTGTCGTATAACTTGCTGCATCACCGTCTGTACGGTTGGTTGGGTAAGCTAGTCAGTGAGTTCTGCTGTTGTATAACTTGCTGCATCACTGTCTGTACGGTTGGTTGGGTAAGCTAGTCAGTGAGTTCTACTGTTGTATAACTTGCTGCATCACCGTCTGTACGGATGGTTCGTTAAGCTAGTCAGTGAGTTCTACTGTTGTATAACTTGCTGCATCACCGTCTGTACGGATGGTTCGTTAAGCTAGTCAGTGAGTTCTACTGTCGTATAACTTGCTGCATCACTGTCTGTACTGTTGGTTGGGTAAGCTAGTCAGTGAGTTCTACTGTTGTATAACTTGCTGCATCACTGTCTGTACGGTTGGTTGGGTAAGCTAGTCAGTGAGTTCTACTGTCGTATAACTTGCTGCATCACCGTCTGTACGGTTGGTTGGGTAAGCTAGTCAGTGAGTTCTACTGTCGTATAACTTGCTGCATCACCGTCTGTACGGTTGGTTGGGTAAGCTAGTCAGTGAGTTCTGCTGTTGTATAACTTGCTGCATCACCGTCTGTACGGTTGGTTGGGTAAGCTAGTCAGTGAGTTCTACTGTCGTATAACTTGCTGCATCACCGTCTGTACGGTTGGTTGGGTAAGCTAGTCAGTGAGTTCTGCTGTTGTATAACTTGCTGCATCACTGTCTGTACGGTTGGTTGGGTAAGCTAGTCAGTGAGTTCTACTGTTGTACAACTTGCTGCATCACCGTCTGTACGGATGGTTCGTTAAGCTAGTCAGTGAGTTCTACTGTCGTATAACTTGCTGCATCACCATCTGTACGGTTGGTTTCCATGTAAATCTTTATCTTCTCTAGAATGTACTCAGGGacttcaaatattttgagttctGTATTTTCTAGCATGTTGTTATCTCTAAAAGAAAATGGAAGTCAAAAGAATATTAGTTATAATTATTAGTTAGTCTTGAAGTCGTCATAATTAGAACGGATAAGACTTTACAATgctacaacatgtacataaatatgGAATGTttatgagttgaaagatggacgGTTCCGTTCAACGAGATGAAACCGatttgaatggaacattccatctttaaATGAACGAAAATAATCTCACCATTGccacaatcatttttttttttcgttttacaTACACGTGACACCAAGGTATATCTTGGAGGAAAAACCAATAACCAAATTATGTACCAGAATGTATTCAGGCATCACCAACGAGGCACCTGTTTTACTTCCATCCAACTCTACAACACCCAAAGCAGTATTCTTGTTGCCAGACTATTTATCGAGCCGTGATACACACACTGGCAGGCTGTGTCAAAGGGTACCAACAACCAGCTTTCCAAGCTGGGATTGAAGTGGAGGTTGTCCATGACTTGCCAATTTTGGGTACGGCAGTCAATTACTACGAAAGTGTGGCCAACTCTTTGGCAGGGCAGCCTTcaattttaaagggacacgttgccttggatcggacgagttggcagtataaaaagcatttgtaaccatttgttatataatgcatggttggaaagatgcttttaaagtagaatacaatgatccacacaaatttgcctcgaaattgtgtggttttccttaaattgctttacgaactaacacggtcggccattaatgggagtcaaaaatttgactcccataaatggccaaccgtgttagtcgatgaggtaaaaggaaaaccacgcaatttcaaggcattcatgtatttgtgtggatcattgtattctacctttacaacatctttccaaccacatgcTTTTTATAGCAAACAGTTagaaatgcttttcaaagaccaactacattggtccaaggcaacgtgctcctttaaatGAGCATCTCGCCCTCCCAAAATCCACATGTGGAGAATATTACTGGCGGGCTGGGCTTTTTTATTCAAATTCCTTTCTTTTAGCAACTCTCCATTATTATCAATATCACTtggatttaaaactttataAATTTTAGAAGTCCTCAAAGttgctttgtcagattttttgccccaaacattaacaaaaatatatttttttgagtgaatggtatttcaaagagtatcacccgctctaacgaaaaaagtttaacttttacttttaatggtcagaaaccatgacaaaaattttaaacgtttgttataaaacacataagaattggtcaagttatataataataataataataataataataataataatatattgtcaggatcccgacaaaaactaattttgagcaatttatttcactgctactaataattggcggcctttttcaagcaatggctcaaatgaaagcttgtaactttctcgacccccatcaaaatacctattgaattttaaatcaaaatttttgggtcaaatcggccaaaaatctgacatagcatcttgaATAAACTGTACCTGTATTCGTCTGTGTTGGCTAACTCAATGATATCTTCTAGTAGTAGCATGTATGCTTTGCCACCAGTTGCTGGCATGAGATGATGTTCATATAACCATTGCTTGTCATCTTGATCACCAGAATACTGTccacaaaatacaacatttaccTTCAATCAATGCATTATACACAAATCTGCATCAACTCTTAACATGTTGTGTACAACTACACAAGCAAGAAACTAGTCAGCCATTTATCTCAACCCCAAGGGAAGGAAAACCCTATTGGTAGGAACgctgtacatttttgtgttcattttttatttaagttaatCAAAAGTGTAACCTTGTGTGACTGATGGCTGGCAGCACCCTGTGGCCATGGTAACTTTAGACCCAGGTACCCATGGTAAGCGTTACCACAATGATCCTTGCAGGACTCAAAAGGTAGCTCAACTGCTGCTTTATCCCAggcaggggtttcccttaactttttttttttcaatcgcccgccgggcgagtcaaCCAAAATTCTCGATTGCCGGCAGTttttttcactagcccgcaCGTATTTATacacacaattttcaaaaaaaaaaaaaaaaaacatgacagtGAAGCCCTTTAAATAGCGTTTTTTTGAGGATTTTATCTCTTAATTTTTACCTTAAATTAtcccttttccatcaacaacaacttaaATGACTTCGTGGTTAGGGGGTCGgttgatttgaacatgttttgaactccgtttccaacaaaatcttcatgaatcaACGATCAGTCAACAACACACAACGAGAAATAATTAAATGAACTTGGCCCcacaacgccctctgttggcaaaagttGTCCATCATATTAGAATTCCTCCAAGGCTGTATATTGTGCACAGTATGCAGGCATAATGCACATCGTGCGGCAATTCGTGAACGTGTATTACATTGAAGTCTAGTCAATAAGACCATGAATATGGAATTATTAACAGCCATCAACTGATCGTTTTATTcccagtttttattttcttgtttgtgtgtttgttttgtctttttcacCTTTTTGCGCgtgtgtgtttggttttttgttaGTGTGTTTTTAATGcgtttgtttgtctggtggagtgtttgtttgtctggtggagtgtttgtttgtttgtttgtttgtttgtttgtttgtttgtttgtttgtttgtttgtttgtttgtttgtttgtttgtttgtttgtttgtttgtttgtttgtttgtttgtttgtttgtttgtttgtttgtttgtttgtttgtttgtttgtttgtttgtttgtttgtttgtttgttgtgttttttttggttgGTCTCAGTTGGGTTTGTTAGTTAAGTgtgcttgttaaatatttattgtttttgttttatctaattttagttctcataacgtctcttttgactttgctcttaatttttcaatttttcttgtgtataaattttctcctctgctttttaaaatgtttatataataatgtaaatctgtattttaattcagtctctggactgcgacaagcagatgtttttacaataaaccagtaataataataactgccaatcacagcgtgcggagtgttggtcagaatggactttggatgactgtgtgtgttgtgtatgtgctGTGCATACTGCATGGACCAGTGGGCGACCTTGTATATCGGCACCATGTGGTTTGTGCAtcgtgttttcaattgattgtacGTGTGTTTTCTGAAATGAACGATAGCAATTCAGATCCCGATTGCGGCCAAATAAAATCTAGCAAGTATCTAGAATTGTCAAAGTTACTATTTTAAATGCTGTAGTAAAATATTTCTTtgggattttgccactgaaCCCTCATTTATATGTGAAAAGGAACAATTATTTGACTCGCCCGGCGGCTAGTGAGAAAGGGTTTTCACTCGCTCGCCGctattttcactcgcatttggcgACCAGGCGACCGCTAATTTCGAACCCTGCCAGGGCAAGTTTAATTGCGATGTCAACAACACAACAGGTCCTGTCAAAACTGTAATGtcatttttattcatgttttttcccgttgttttgtaaaaagatcAGTTCAGTAAAAATTGTGATGTACAGCCCTAAGGTCTTGtgaatttcccccaaaaattaaAGCTCTGGTGATATCAGGAATCAGTTCGGGGAATGTAACAAGCTTACCTTAAACAGATCCGGATGTTTAATGTAAAGTCTACCTCTTGTGTTTCCAAGTCCAAGAGCTCTGCAAGCAAACagtcaataaacacaaacacactTCCATCATGAATCATCAAACATTTCAATCACTTTTAAAGCACATGGACAATATATATAAGTTATTGTGAAAGATCTCATTTCATTTCTTTCCAATTCataattttggttgtgaagTGAAGGATTAATCACTTAACTAACCATGAACTGAGAGAAGACAAGACAGGAAGTTTCAGACGTAGGACAGAAACCCCAGGGAATTATTTCAGGGAAATGCACCGATCCGGTAGGAACTAAACCCAAATCCAcaaagtgcccccccccccccccccgcatgATTAAAACCGGGTCGTAGAGGTGCAAGGCGAGGAAATATATTGTAGCACTACAAAAACATGACTGCCCATCAGTATCCGCACTTTATATGTGATCAAACATACATAAATTAATACCCTGCACAAATTTaagctcaaatggtcatcaaagtataaaaattaaaaaaactgaaaactgTGTAATCATTGTTTTCACACAGCAGGGTTTGAACTCGTGCCATCCAAACTAatatttactcatttctcacaaaccaTACACAtttaccgtaattttcggattataaaccgcccGCCGTATAAACCGCCTTTCCCCAAAatatagaaaaaaatatttaagtgtCTGCGCATAAACTGCCTGGCAAATAAACTGCAGTCACGAGCGCACAAAGAGAGGGGCCATGCGAAAGTGGGGTCCTACCTTGAGGTCAACCCGCCTTTAACTCACTTGGTGTCGTCAACTCGCCGTTAATTCCTCCAATACCACATTTATCATCCACAAAATAGGCaaagaactgtaaagtattagctaaaGGAGAATTTTCATAACTTTTAGGTTACATTTCggtttaaaaattatttttttttctcattacaAATTACCTCGAAGCAGTAAACTCGTCGGCTgtcattttgcttttttttacagagcttaCACAATATGAACAACAAAGGGCGCCTTTCTGCATATGGATTATTCtaggcccaagatgtcaatgatttgTACCGCATAGTGGCCTATGAACTGCGCGTCGTGTTAATTGCTCACTGACGTCTTGGGTGAAGACTAATTCATACATGCCATCTGCGTAGTGgtcgagttgacggcgcaagtagCAGGACCGAAATAACAACAAACTCCGACCGGCAGAACTTTATTTATCATTGATAACATTTTCTTTGAACGATtgtgaaaaataaagaaagaactTTGTTGCAAACTCCTTATTACAATCAAACAAGTTTATTCTCCAAATCCCGCGATGATTTGCTTACATCCATGGGCCGCTTGATAAGGGGTGAAATGGCAGACGAGTCCGACCATCCGACGATTGTTTCAAAGTCTGctctaaataaaaaacatgcacCCAGAAGTAAGCAATTTGGCAATGACACTTAGCATGTGTTTTTTCTCTGTGTGGAAGGGCAACCCAACTATATTTCTTTTGCAGCTATCCTCGTACTCATGATCTTGCCTTGCGCTCGACCCCAGTCTATAGTGACACATCGTGGATTATTTTATGGGTCCTAGGATGACAATTATTTCCAATTCGCTATTTATGCAGAGTCGCTGAACTAACATTATTTTGACGTTCAAAGTGTTCATAAATATGGACAAAAAAACGGTGTTGTTGGACAGATGGATTTATTATGGAGTAGAAATAGGACTTTTTGTGACCCATTCATCTAGGAATAAACTCGAGGCATGGCCTTGTAACGGCAGTCAAGGTTGGTGGAGTCGTCCATGTAGCAAAAATTTCTTGTTAAAGGATTTTCAGAGCGGATTTGGTGCGCCGGTGTATGATTTTTCCTGTCtgttttgtacttgttttaagaatttttttaaacgatgtttctttaaaaaaagtgtaggctgtttttttcttcttcaacatTAATATGTCGGCATACAAGCCGCCCGGCAAATAAACCACAGTTGAgttcaaaataatgtcaaaataacatataaaccgcggtttataatccgaaaattacggtaatcAATTATAGATTTCCCAGCATGACCATCATTATACTATGCAAGTTACGTGCAAATCTCTGACGTCTATTTTTCCAATCTTATCAATGCTATGCACACACtctaaagtaaaacaaagacTTGGTAAgcattgggaaaaaaaattcagttttcATCTACATTGTAAAGCCAACCAATAATGAAGATGATACAAATGCAAAACAGTCCAGAAAAATAGTATGTCAATCTGAAAGACTGCAAAGTTAAGAAATAAGCCTTTGAATACAAAAAGATCCAAGTGGCTTATTTTTAGAGACTGAAATAGCCATAAACACAAACCACGATTTTGTGTTTTCCGTATAAAAAACACAACTGTTAAATATAATGAAATCTCCAGAGTTTGGTAAAAGGAGCTATGTCGTCATtatcaaagcaggcctgtggtTGTGCATGGAACTATTCACTCTCACTGCATATGTGCAAGCTCTCCCTCAGTAactatctacatgtatgaagaGTGAATACACATATAGTAATTGGGTAAGATTTCATCATTCTATGTACAGCCACGGGTCTGTtttgatcatgacgacacaACACCTTTAAATAGAGGATAAGAATGAATACAGTCTATTAAACTGTTTAGCTGTTTAACATTTAGTACTGAATTGCTGTACTTACTTGTTTGCGCGTGCCCCCATTACAAACTGCGAGTTCTTTGTCAGACGTGCTGGATCCCATTTTGGACCTTCCTTCTTGACCACCTCTACTTTAGGCTTGCTGATCTTGTAGCCTCCTCCTCCAGCCACTGGTATCTCATCAGTATAGTCTCTATGATGCAATGGGGGACGACCTTTACGCTACATCAATACAACAATCAGAGTTTTGAGATTACACACTGTCTAAATACCTAGACTGAATTTCACATCACAGAAATaggttttttaaattaacaatctCATGAATCAGGAATGTTAAGACTTTTTAAGGTTATTATGAAAGCAAAAAACTTGATCAAATATCAGAATTTCCCATTTTTTAGTAGAGTGAGCGAAATAATGGCTGAGAATTAAATTGAATACAGTACATCCAAAATGTTTCAGACAACCTGAAATCATAAAGGTTCTACCAAGTGGAAATACctcatattaaaaaaacacaagttcaTGCACTCTGATTGGTCCAAGACCCATCACATTGCGGTTTAACATGTATATAAACCAGCAAGGTGAAATAGAAAATAATTAGCCCTAACAAAGCCAATGTTGTGTCAAAATCCTGTATGCACTGACTTGTATGCGCTTATTGTGCAAGAAATACCAAATAAGCCTTTCTAGTTTGTATTTGTGGGGTTGGTCTGAGTGAACATACATGAATATGTACTAACCTTTCTAGTTTGTATCTGTGGGGTTGGTCTGAGTGAAAATGTAGCCGTCTCACCATCCTCCAGCTTCATATGCTGTCAAAATGTCAGTAACATATAATCAACCACAATATGTCATGTATTCCCCTGGTGACTGCTTCTGTGTTCATTTGTCCCGAGTCTTTTTAAAACAGTCTTTCTTGGTTCCAGCAGCCGTATGAAATAGACCTTGATGTACTCTTTCTATGGCCGTTTTCCAATTCTTGGTTTAGGCTTGGGCtaagtttgaagctccataagGACAGCACATAAATACCCAAATGAACCAAACCCAAGCAATGGTTTGGAAGGCAGGCAGCTTCAATCAATCCAAACTATTGGAGTGTTTTTAACCTGATACCATCAAATTTTTAAAACTCAACCCCAAGTTAAGCGTCAGTTTACAAGTGCAGTCCTCGGCCAATCTAAATAAATCAAAACGTTGGACTTCAATTGTGTGAAGGTGATCAGCGTGTTTTTTAAATCTTAAGATATAATAATCCTTGAAGTAGAATTGATCATGTAAACACAACTTGCAATAAAACTGTCCAAGTATTAGTATTTTCCTAGTGTTAAGAGTTGAGATATTGGACTGACCTTTGCTGATGGTTCTTGTGCTTCTTCAGGGTAGTCTGTATTTCTAAAGTTGAACATATTTGCTGTGTAGTCCTGAATAGCACCAACACCATGCTGATTATCCTGCACAAACTTCCCATGTGGGTAAAACACACTCTTAGCCTgttcaagaaaaacaaacatattatGTACCCCACCTTGGTTGGAAATTGAACAAATCAATTATCTTTCAGATTTTTGTATGTAAAGAACTTTATACATCTCAATTTTAAGCCCCAATTCTCTTTCGAAAGAAAGACATTACAAAATCAATAACTTAGTTTGGCAAGTAAATTAACTCATCCTATGTGCAAAAGGTCAAATACTATATGCAAAAGGTCAAATACTATATGCAAAAGGTCAAACACTATATGCAAAAGGTCAAACACTATATATGCAAAAGGTCAAATACtatatatgcaaaaaataaagtGTAATGTAATTGCTTTTTGCAGCCAatccttgttaaaaaaaaaaccaatgttaCAAAGAGAACATTCtcaagtcctgaatctcatttctgctttgtgtgtCTTTGTTTTGCTAAAGAGCTAAGTTTACCAGTTTCCCAGCAATCTTGTAACGAGGGTCAACAATACACATGTATACATCCAGCAATATTTAAATAAGAAAAGATTGCTAGGTGCAAAAAAATAGGACTGCTACAAAATCAAACAGTGTGCTATTAGTTGATGTTGATGCActgatattaaaaacaaattaaatctaTGTACACAGCTTAATAACTAAATATACCTCTTCAAGACTCGTTCTAAAGACTGATAAAACATGATCTTCAGTTACAGAATCCTTGCCGTTATTTGCTTGTATATTCTCTACTGCCATCTGAAAGAACCGAGCATATTTTTGATAAACATTCTGGATATCTTTGTTGATTCGATGTTGAAGTGTTCCACGTAAGAAGTCCAGCGTTGGTATTGGATTGAAGGTACTGCCGCCACTCctgcaaaaacaaagaaaaacacacagacaaatattaaaaacaatcagCCTTAAGAATGTCTTAACAAAGCATTTAAGTAGAATGCTCATaaacacaagtgccatgaccaggaCCTGAACCCAAACTCCAATAACACCAAAGGTTTAGTTTAGTCTGGTGCTTTAAGACCATGAAGCCATGACCAGAACCTGAACCCAAACTCCAATAACACCAAAGGCTTAGTTTAGTCTGGTGCTTTAAGACCATGAAGCCATGACCAGAACCTGAACCCAAACTCTGACAGTAAACCAGCATTTTAGTCTGGTGCTTTAATACCATGGATCCATGATCAGAACCTGAACCCAAACTCTTGACAGTAAACCAGCATTTTAGTCTGGTGCTTTAAGACCATGGAGCCATGACCAGAACCTGAACCCAAACTCTTGACACTAAACCAGCATTTTAGTCTAGTGCTTTAAGTACATGGGCCATGAACATgacctgaacccacactccaataaCACCAAAGGTTTAGTCTGTATTCTGGTGCTTTAAGACCATGGAGCCATGACCAGATTCTGAACCCAAACTCTTGACAGTAAACCAGCATTTTAGTCTGGTGCTTTAAGTACATGTGGCCATGAACAGgacctgaacccacactccaataaCACCAAAGGTTTAGTCTGGTGCTTTAAGACCATGGAGCCATGACCAGAACCTGAACCCAAACTCTTGACAGTAAACCAGCATTTTAGTCTGGTGCTTTAAGACCATGGATCCATGACCAGAACCTGAACCTTCACTCTAATAACACCAAAGCTTTAGTCTGGTGATTTAAGACCATGGAGCCATGACCACGACCTGAACCCAAACTCTAacaacacctgggcccaatttcatagcgctgcttagtggccgattttgtgctaacttagcaatttctatttcatagcgctgctaactgtaagcacacggAAATGCATGCTAAtattccggtgcttaccgcacaaaaataaatgacgtcacaatgtaaATCCACAGTAAACACACAATATGGTCgccaaatttttctgctaacctgtgaaatacgctaagccttaagcaaatatttctgctactgtaagcatgcaaatttgcttaccgtttagcagcgctatgaaattgggccctggagctgaacccacactctaacaacaccagaacttgagtctggtaCATTAAGACCATGAGGTCATTAGAGTATCATGTGAATAGCAATTACCTTGTTTTATATGACATGCCAGGCTGACGTACTAAGCGGGGATGTTTGTGAACTGGAAATGTCTTCAATGTCATACAGAATGGATTACGctgcaaaaaaacccaaagaaatCTCATTAATATGAGGTCATTCTTACACTGTGGTCACACATTACCACAATAGTTCCTTGTGCAGTCATGTGTCTAGCCCTggtggccttacactttcgtattgtactacagtgacgtcctggacatcagggtacatttctaggccaaacaattttcacagcttcataactcaaattttacctgcaagaaagcactaattttaacagattcacattccatggcagcatgtttttctgcggtgggttttgatcgtaagtaattcttcacaaatccgtcattttcatgaaataatgcagctcccaccgttaaggaattcccattttgtgttcgtactctcacagtctgccgtgtgtacgcaagacacACGACGCACAAATTTTAATTGTG
Above is a genomic segment from Asterias rubens chromosome 5, eAstRub1.3, whole genome shotgun sequence containing:
- the LOC117290299 gene encoding deoxynucleotidyltransferase terminal-interacting protein 1-like isoform X2, producing the protein MSNMKPFHVNFACNDGEHILDQQENKPFPKTVRNPFCMTLKTFPVHKHPRLVRQPGMSYKTRSGGSTFNPIPTLDFLRGTLQHRINKDIQNVYQKYARFFQMAVENIQANNGKDSVTEDHVLSVFRTSLEEAKSVFYPHGKFVQDNQHGVGAIQDYTANMFNFRNTDYPEEAQEPSAKHMKLEDGETATFSLRPTPQIQTRKRKGRPPLHHRDYTDEIPVAGGGGYKISKPKVEVVKKEGPKWDPARLTKNSQFVMGARANKALGLGNTRGRLYIKHPDLFKYSGDQDDKQWLYEHHLMPATGGKAYMLLLEDIIELANTDEYRDNNMLENTELKIFEVPEYILEKIKIYMETNRTDGDAASYTTVELTD
- the LOC117290299 gene encoding deoxynucleotidyltransferase terminal-interacting protein 1-like isoform X1 produces the protein MSNMKPFHVNFACNDGEHILDQQENKPFPKTVRNPFCMTLKTFPVHKHPRLVRQPGMSYKTRSGGSTFNPIPTLDFLRGTLQHRINKDIQNVYQKYARFFQMAVENIQANNGKDSVTEDHVLSVFRTSLEEAKSVFYPHGKFVQDNQHGVGAIQDYTANMFNFRNTDYPEEAQEPSAKHMKLEDGETATFSLRPTPQIQTRKRKGRPPLHHRDYTDEIPVAGGGGYKISKPKVEVVKKEGPKWDPARLTKNSQFVMGARANKALGLGNTRGRLYIKHPDLFKYSGDQDDKQWLYEHHLMPATGGKAYMLLLEDIIELANTDEYRDNNMLENTELKIFEVPEYILEKIKIYMETNRTDGDAASYTTVELTD